Part of the Spirochaeta isovalerica genome, GAACGGTCTGTTGAGACACCTTTCCTCTATAGTTGACGCTGGCTGCTCCGCTGACTTGTCCCGTCAGGGTTCCGCCTGTCATATTCAATCCGATCTTTGCAGCTCCGCTGATATCAAGGACACAGTTTTCCACTTTGATTTGCTCAAAATCCGCATTTGCGGCACCGTTAACGATCAGATTAAGATTTGTGATCTGTACATCTTCCGCCTCAATATTACTGGCTCCTGAATTTCTGACTTCCAGAGAATTGAGGTCGAAGTTTTTCAGTTCAATATTTCCCATGCCGGTAAACTCGATCTTTTGGATATCGGGCATTCCGATTTTGACTTTGACGACTTCTGATTGATCCGGGAGACCTCTGATATAGCCGTCATATGTCAGGGATAATGTTGATCCGTTCTTTCTAGCCTCAATAATATCCAGTAATGCTTTGTCTGCTTCTATTTCAACTGAGTAATTATCTGAACCGTATATTTCGACATCCCACATATTTTCGAAATACAGACTATCAAAATCAGAAATATCGTACGCGCGAGTATCGGTAATACCCTCCGCCTGGAGAACGGAGCTATTGTCACGGCTCCGTTTGACAAACTGCTCCGCATGATATCGGAAGAAGATCATCGCTGATAGTAAAATGAGCAGGATGAAAAGAGCGCCGCCCAGAAGCGTAATAGTGCTTTTTTTCATTTCCCGGCCTCCTTAAGATAAGTATTGTAAAGATCACTCAGTTCATCCGGTGTAATTCCCAGAAGCCTTCCGGTTCTGAATACATCGGGAAGATCAACTTTTACATAGTGATCTTTTTTGATTTTCCTTATTTTATCTGTAGATCCTTCGGAGATAAAATAACCGATGCCTCTCTGGTTGTACAGGACTTCTTCGCTCTGAAGATGATTGTAGGTTCTCATGACTGTATTGGGGTTTACTTGTAATTTCATTGATAACTCCCGGACTGACAGGATTCTGTCTCCTTCTTTCCATTTACTTGTCAGGATATTTTCACTGACATATTCTGCGATCTGAAGATAAATCGGCTGGTTTTTATTAAATTCCATCTCGAACCTCTTTTTCCGCAAGTTTGAAATAGGCCACGACATAAAAGAACGGAGCCAGGATACCCCAGAAAAAGACTTTTGCCGCTATGATTACAAATCGTCCGAACCCTGTAAGCTCAGACATGGAAAATCCGGTGAATCTCAGGAAATCCGTATCATTGAACTGTATGTTCTGCATTGTCTGAAAAAGACTACCGAATATGACTCTGGCCAATACTGCCCCGATAATGGATAGAGCTATCTGGAAAAGAGTGATACTGAGCAGCGTTTTTGCAAAGGGGTGTTTTCTGAACGTAGCAGCGCCGGCAAAAAAGATCGATTGGGAAACCAGATAATAGGGAATCAGCTGAAGAACTTCTTTGCTGAAAGGGTTGAACCAGTTATGCCTGATACCGAAAAGCAGAAGATTGAAACTTTCTGATATGGCTGCCAGGACCGGATATAACAATGTCAGAAGAATGGCATAGAAAACAGAGGAAATAAGCAGCCTTGAAAGCATTTTCTCAAATGTGGAACCCGGAAGAGTCAACCAGTATATATTTCTGGATTTATCATGGGCATCTTTGAACATTGATGATGAGAGAATATAACCTCCGGGAAACAAAAGTAGGATATAGAATATAAAATGGAATTGACTCCCATTGAGATCCGTTCCGTTTAACTTGAATAAAAGCATGTTTAATGCGCTTATGACAATCATGACTCCGGCTGCCGAGCTGAGCCATATAATCAGGTTTTTGTATTCGGAAAGCATATCTTTCCTGATGAGCTTAAGCGTTCTCTGCAATGAAAAAAACTCACTCATTTCAGACCTCCCTGCTTATGAGATTTTTGATTTTTGAACCGGAAGCCACAATTGTGTTGAAAAGAATTTCCAGATCGATCTCCCCTTCTTCTCCCGTCTCATTTCTCGTCACTATTGTGTAACCGTTCAATCCTTCCTCGCTGTAAAGCGCTTCGGGATTCTCTTCTTTTTCTACTGTCACCCTCAGATTCCTGTTAATGACCTCCATTGATTCGTTAAATAGGATTTGTCCATCATCGAGGATGATTACAGGGTCTATGAGATTTTCCACATCTTTAACCTGATGTGTCGAAATAATGATAGTTCTGTTATCGCTCATTGCCATGGAAACCAGCCTGCGAAACTGTCTTTTAGAGGGGATATCGAGACCGTTTGTGGGTTCATCAAGTAATAGAAGAGATGTACCGGAAGCCAGACCGAAAGCCAGAAGATACTTTTTTTTCTGACCGAGAGAGAATTTCGACAGCCGCTTATCCATATGGGGATCTATTTCGAACTCTTTCAGGTATTCATGGAATTTTTCTCCGTCGAAGTTCGGATAGAGACCACCGAACATAATCTCGTATTCGGAGGATTTTAACGGAGGTAGATAGAACTCCTCAGGCAGATAATACAGATCCTCGAGAAATGAAGGAAGTCTTTTAAAAGAAGATATGTTCTTTACAGCGCAGCTTCCCTCTTCAGGGTAAAGCATTCCCGAGATCACTTTAAGCAGAGTGGATTTTCCAGCTCCGTTTTTTCCCAGCAGACCATATATATTCCCCTCTTTCACATTCAGGCGGAGATTACTGAATAAAACATTTTTCCCATAACGGAAATTCAGGTTTTCAATATTTACCATTTTTACTCCTTATTAGTGTACTATTCACTTAATACACTAATAATGTAACAACTATTTTTTACTGTGTCAATAAAAAATCGCCTTTGAAAACAAAAGGCGATTAAATAAATCTATAAAACATTCTAATTTTTATTTTTGTTCATATCGTATGATTGTCTGAATCCGATGGACAGAACATTATCTTCAATTAGCGGAGAGAGAATTTGATATGTATCTTCAATCCATTGAGAGTCAGCCGCAATATACATCAGGTCTGTCATGACTAATGTCGTGAGAAATCCGGCTGTTTCATCAGGATAAGCCCCTATAAGGCTTCTGAAGATTAAAAGCGTTGAAGTTACATCGACCTTCTCGATCTGATTCATGGCCGCGGTTATAAGAACATCTTCAGGATTTCGCTTGCCCAGGGCATCCAGCTCTTTACGGAAAGCATCTCTTCTGTTCAGGGCAAGAAGAGAGACTAGTTTGATAAGGCGTAACTCATTGGGATAAACCCCAAGAGAAGTCACCATTAAATCGGAGAACTGAAGTGTCCTTGACCAGTCCTGCTGGAGAAAAATTGAGAGAGCTGTCATTTTCATTGCTTCTCTCTTGCTGTCAGAAGTTGAAGAGAGTTTTTCTGCAAGATCGGAAAAAATCCTTTCCGAAGTTTTGAAATTCAGCATATAGAAATAACTGCGTCCCATTTTGAATAACGCTTCTATAGACCTGTCTCCAACCGAAGCTTCAGCCGACCTTCTGAAAAAGTCAGCCGCGTCGTTGTACTTTCGCGCTTCCAGAGACAATTCGCCCTGTCTGAACAGGATTTCGTCTTTCCTCGGGAAATCGATATCTTTTTCAAGAAGAATGGTAAAGGCATAATCAGCTTGTTCCAATCGTCCCATGTCGTAGAGAAGAAGAGCTTTATCCACGAGAATATCGGTTCTCTGATTTTCCGTATCCGCTTCTCTCAGTGCAGTATCGAGAACAGTAAGTGCCTCATCTCCCTTATTCTGAGAAATGAGAATCCGGCCTTTTCTATGCAGAGCCGAAGCTAAATAATCCGAATCGGGAAATTCATCTATGATTCTCTCATAAGCAGACAGAGCTTCAAGCCGGTTCCCCTCCTGTTCATCAAGTTCACCTTTGACATAAAGAAAATAATCGAGATAGGCCGTATCCCTGTTTATCTGGCTGCCGATAAACATGGCAAGTTTTAAGGTATCACCTTTTTCCTGCAGGTATTCTGTTATAGTAAGAGAAGCATCATCGGCAGCAGTGCTGTCGGGATAGAGTTCGACAAGCCTGTACAGATATGAGACGGCTTCCTCATTACGTTTCCCATCCATTAAGATCTGGCCGAGATAGTAAAGGCTCATCTTCACTTTTTCTTCATCCGGACCTTTTACAGCTTCCTTGAGATATGATTCCGCTGCCGGGTTCTCAGCAGAATCAATTTTCATTAGAGCCAGTTCGAAATAATAATTCTGAATTTCGTATTCATCGTCACTGAGAGAAATAATCTCTTGATAAACTTCAGAGGCTTTTTCCATTTCTCCCGCGTCTTTCCAGGTTCTCCCCAATACTCTCAATCCGTCGAGGTAGTATTTCCCGTCGGGGTAATCGGACAGGAGCAGTTCCAGATATTTAACAGCTTCATCGCTCATGCCCAGATTCTGATAAATATCTCCAAGACGGAAAACTGCTGCTTCGCGGAATTTATTATTACTGTTCATAAACAGATAAAACTGGAGCTTGGAAGCGGCGTCTTTCAATTCTCCCATGTAATACAGCGATTCACCTATGTAAAACTGAGAATCAGAGACGAGGTTCGTATCTATGGAATTGTTAAGTATTTCCGCAAACTGTTCTCTGGCAGAAGAGAAATCCCCTTTATTAAAATAGAGAATGCCGAGTTTCAGTCTCGTCTGGGATATTATTTTTTCCTCTCCCCCTGCGACAATTCCATTTCTGTAGGCTTCCATGGCCTTTTCGGGCATGGCGGCTTTTTCATAGGATTCACCGAGATAGAGATAGCTTCGGCTTACAAAAAAGCTTTCGCTGCGGTAATCCGTCTGTTCGAGAAAATTTTCAGCAGCTTTATCATAATCCTTTAACGCGTAATAACATAAACCGAGCCAGTAGGAAACACGGCTTTTATAGGCGGAATCGGAATATTCGCTTTCAAAAAGCTGGAAAGCATTAATCGACTCGATGTAATTCTTCATATAAAAATATGAGACGGAGAGCATATAGTTTACGCCGTCTGCTCTGGGATCGTCGGGATAGATGCTGATGAAATCGTCAAAGAGATCTACCGCCCGGCTGTATAATTTTGATGAAAATGCGTCGCGTCCCTCGGAGAAGAGATCGTCAGCAGGAGTTTGAGAAAACACCGGCAGAAGAATTCCTCCTAAAAAAAAGAGGATGAGCAGATATTTTTTTTTATTTTTGTTCTTTGATCGCAACTTCATTTTTTTTCTTTTTTTCCCTGAATATGATTTTTCCTTTACGCATCTCCGCGGAAATAACGGCTCCGGCAGCATATTTCCCTTTGAGTATTTCAACAGATAAGGGGTCTTCGATTTCCTGTTGAATGGTTCTTCTCAATTGTCGGGCGCCATAGGAGATATCATAACCGATATCAATAATATGCTCTTTAACTTTTCTCGAAATGTCCAACGTGAGATTCTGGGAACCTATTCTGGCTCTCAGATCCTTAACAAGGATCTCAAGTATCTTACTGATATTATCACCTTCAAGACTGTGAAAAACAACAATTTCATCGATACGGTTGAGAAACTCCGGTCGAAAGAGCCGTTTCAGCTCGTTCATAGCTGAAGA contains:
- a CDS encoding GIN domain-containing protein — its product is MKKSTITLLGGALFILLILLSAMIFFRYHAEQFVKRSRDNSSVLQAEGITDTRAYDISDFDSLYFENMWDVEIYGSDNYSVEIEADKALLDIIEARKNGSTLSLTYDGYIRGLPDQSEVVKVKIGMPDIQKIEFTGMGNIELKNFDLNSLEVRNSGASNIEAEDVQITNLNLIVNGAANADFEQIKVENCVLDISGAAKIGLNMTGGTLTGQVSGAASVNYRGKVSQQTVQVSGIGSLEHN
- a CDS encoding GntR family transcriptional regulator; its protein translation is MEFNKNQPIYLQIAEYVSENILTSKWKEGDRILSVRELSMKLQVNPNTVMRTYNHLQSEEVLYNQRGIGYFISEGSTDKIRKIKKDHYVKVDLPDVFRTGRLLGITPDELSDLYNTYLKEAGK
- a CDS encoding ATP-binding cassette domain-containing protein; the protein is MVNIENLNFRYGKNVLFSNLRLNVKEGNIYGLLGKNGAGKSTLLKVISGMLYPEEGSCAVKNISSFKRLPSFLEDLYYLPEEFYLPPLKSSEYEIMFGGLYPNFDGEKFHEYLKEFEIDPHMDKRLSKFSLGQKKKYLLAFGLASGTSLLLLDEPTNGLDIPSKRQFRRLVSMAMSDNRTIIISTHQVKDVENLIDPVIILDDGQILFNESMEVINRNLRVTVEKEENPEALYSEEGLNGYTIVTRNETGEEGEIDLEILFNTIVASGSKIKNLISREV
- a CDS encoding tetratricopeptide repeat protein; amino-acid sequence: MFSQTPADDLFSEGRDAFSSKLYSRAVDLFDDFISIYPDDPRADGVNYMLSVSYFYMKNYIESINAFQLFESEYSDSAYKSRVSYWLGLCYYALKDYDKAAENFLEQTDYRSESFFVSRSYLYLGESYEKAAMPEKAMEAYRNGIVAGGEEKIISQTRLKLGILYFNKGDFSSAREQFAEILNNSIDTNLVSDSQFYIGESLYYMGELKDAASKLQFYLFMNSNNKFREAAVFRLGDIYQNLGMSDEAVKYLELLLSDYPDGKYYLDGLRVLGRTWKDAGEMEKASEVYQEIISLSDDEYEIQNYYFELALMKIDSAENPAAESYLKEAVKGPDEEKVKMSLYYLGQILMDGKRNEEAVSYLYRLVELYPDSTAADDASLTITEYLQEKGDTLKLAMFIGSQINRDTAYLDYFLYVKGELDEQEGNRLEALSAYERIIDEFPDSDYLASALHRKGRILISQNKGDEALTVLDTALREADTENQRTDILVDKALLLYDMGRLEQADYAFTILLEKDIDFPRKDEILFRQGELSLEARKYNDAADFFRRSAEASVGDRSIEALFKMGRSYFYMLNFKTSERIFSDLAEKLSSTSDSKREAMKMTALSIFLQQDWSRTLQFSDLMVTSLGVYPNELRLIKLVSLLALNRRDAFRKELDALGKRNPEDVLITAAMNQIEKVDVTSTLLIFRSLIGAYPDETAGFLTTLVMTDLMYIAADSQWIEDTYQILSPLIEDNVLSIGFRQSYDMNKNKN